Part of the Janibacter alkaliphilus genome is shown below.
GGACATGCTCGCCGGCCGGTACCCCTCGGACGAGTTCGCCGAGCTGCGGCCCCGGCTGACCTGGGACCGTGGCGCCGGCACCCTCAGCGGTCGTCGTGGCGCGCAGCGGCTGGCCGTCACCAGCGGCGGCACCATCCCCGACCGCGGGCTGTACGGGGTCTTCCTCGCCGGATCCGACGGCCCGGGCCGACGGGTCGGCGAGCTCGACGAGGAGATGGTCTACGAGTCCCGGGTCGGCGACACCTTCACCCTCGGCACGAGCACCTGGCGGATCCAGGACATCACCCACGACCAGGTGCTCGTCACCCCGGCGCCGGGCGAACCGGGTCGGCTGCCCTTCTGGCACGGCGACCAGATCGGCCGTCCCGCCGAGCTGGGCGCGGCGGTCGGCTCCTTCGTCCGCGAGGTCGGGGCGCTGGCACCCGGGCCCGCCCGGGAGCGGCTGACCGCGGCCGGGCTGGACCCGTGGGCCGCGGACAACCTGCTCGGCTACCTCGGCGAGCAGCGCGAGGCCACCGGCCACCTGCCGGACGACCGGACGATCGTCGTGGAGCGCTTCCGCGACGAGATCGGCGACTGGCGGGTGGCGCTGCACTCCCCCTTCGGCGCCCAGGTGCACGCCCCGTGGGCGCTGGCGATCTCGGCGCGGATGCGGGAGCGGCTCGGGGTCGACGTGCAGGCGATGCATGGCGACGACGGGATCGTGCTGCGCCTGCCCGACGTCGAGCTGGACGGCGGCGACGGCCCCGGCCAGGGCGCCCGTGCCGAGGAGATCCTCGACCTGATCACCCTCGACCCGAGCGATGTCGAGACGCTGGTGACCGAGGAGATCGGCGGCTCGGCGCTCTTCGCCGCCCGCTTCCGCGAGTGCGCCGCCCGGGCCCTGCTGCTGCCACGGCGCCGCCCGGACCGCCGCACCCCGCTGTGGCAGCAGCGCCAGCGGGCCGCCGCGCTGCTCGAGGTCGCCAGCGGGCACGCGCAGTTCCCGATCGTGCTGGAGACCGTCCGCGAGTGCCTGCAGGACGTCTTCGACGTCCCGGCGCTGACCGACCTCATGACGAAGGTGGCCGGCCGCGAGGTCTCCCTCGTGGACGTGGAGAGCCCGCGGCCCTCCCCCTTCGCCGCCTCGTTGATGTTCGGCTACGTCGCCCAGTTCCTCTACGAGGGCGACAGCCCGCTGGCCGAGCGCCGTGCGGCCGCGCTGACCCTGGACCCCACGCTGCTGGCCGACCTGCTCGGCCGCGGCGAGCAGCTGGCCCTGGCCGACCTGCTGGACCCGGACGCGGTGCGCCGCACCGAGGCCGAGCTGCAGCACCTGACGCCCGAGCGGGCCGCCCGGGACGGCGAGGACGTCCTCGACCTGCTGCGGGTCCTGGGCCCGCTGAGCCTGGCGGACCTGGACGCCCGCAGCACCGAGGCCCTCGACGTCCCCGCGCTGCAGGAGGCGCTGGAGCAGCTGCGCCGCACCCGCCAGGCCGTCCCGGTCCGCATCGCCGGGCAGGAACGGTGGGCCTGGATCGAGGACGCCGCCCGGCTGCGCGACGCGCTCGGGGTCTCGCTGCCGCCGGGGCTGCCCGAGTCGGTCCTCACCCCCACCGCGGACCCGCTCGGCGAGCTGGTCGCCCGCTACGCCCGCACGCACGTCCCCTTCGCGGCCGCGGACCTGGCCACCTGGTGGGGCATCGGGCGGGCGGTGGCCCAGGACGCGCTGCGCCGGCTGGTGCAGAGCGGCCGGGTGGTCGAGGGCGACCTGCTGCCCGAGGAGTGCGGCGGCAGCGGCGGCGAGCTGTGCGACGCGGAGGTGCTGCGGCTGCTGCGGCGCCGCTCGCTGGCCGCGCTGCGGCACGAGGTGGAGCCGGTGGACCCGCGCCAGTACGCGCGCTTCCTGCCGTCCTGGCAGGGGGTCGGGCGGCGGATGCGCGGTCGCGAGGGGGTGCTGCGGGTGGTCGAGCAGCTCTCCGGGGTCCGGCTGCCGGCCAGCGCCGTGGAGTCGCTGGTGCTGCCGGCCCGGATGGGCGAGCCGGCCGGGCCGCTGCTCGACGAGCTCACCGCCGCCGGGGAGATCCTGTGGTCGGGGCACGGCGCGATGGCCGGCGACGATCTGTGGGTCAGCCTGCACCTGGCCGAGACCGCGCCGCAGACGCTGCCGCTGCCCGACCGCGACGACCTCGACCCGGTCGAGGAGGCGCTGCTGGCGGCGCTGAGCGGCGGCGGGGCCCGCTTCTTCCGTGACCTCGCCGACGACGTCGCCCGTCGGTTCCTCGACGAGCAGAGCGAGGCCGTCGGCGACGACCGGCTCGTCGAGGCGCTGTGGTCGCTGGTGCACCGCGGCCTGGTCACCGGCGACACCCTGGCCCCGGTCCGAGCCAGCCTGGCCGGCGGACGCAGCAGCCACCGGACCAGCCGGCGCCCACCGAGCCGGGGACGGTACGGCTCGCGGCCCCGGCTGGGACGCAGCGGGCTGCCCGGCCGCAGCGGACCGCCCCGGGCCACCGGGCGCTGGTCGCTGCTGCCCGCCGCCGAGGACGACCCCACGGTGCGGGCGCACGCCGCCGCCGAGGGGCTCCTCGACCGGCACGGGGTGGTCACCCGCGGCGCGGTGGCCGCCGAGGATGTGCCCGGTGGCTTCGCGGCGGTGCACCGGGTGCTCGGTGCGGCCGAGGAGGCCGGGCAGGTGCGTCGCGGCTACTTCGTCGAGGGGCTCGGCGCCTCCCAGTTCGCTGCGGCCGGGGCGGTCGACCAGGTCCGCTCCAGCGGCGGCGCCGACGGGGCTGTCGTGCTCGCCGCGACCGACCCCGCCAACCCGTGGGGCGCGGCGCTGCGCTGGCCGGAGCGGGACGGCGGTCACCAGCCCGGGCGCAAGGCCGGGGCGCTGGTCGTCACGGTGGACGGCGCGCTGGTGCTCTATGTCGAGCGGGGCGGACGCACCCTGCTGACCTGGAGCGAGGACGAGGCGGTGCTCGCCCGCGCCGCCGGCGCCCTGGCCGAGGCGGTGCAGCGCGGTGCGCTGGGCCGGCTCACCGTGCAGAAGGCGGACGGGGCCGACGTCCTCGGGTCTGCCGAACCGCTCGCCCGGGCCCTGGAGGGCGCCGGCTTCCACGCCACCCCGCGCGGGCTGCGGCTGCGCCCCGGCGGGCGGGGCTGAGCCGTGCCCGAGGGCGACACCGTGTGGCGCACGGCGCAGCGGCTGGGCTCCGCGCTCGCCGGTGAGCGGCTCACCCTGGCCGAGATCCGGTGGGGCGAGGTCGACGAGGCGCCGCTGCGCGGGGCGGTGGTCCGCGAGGTCGTCCCGCGCGGCAAGCACCTGCTGCACCGGACGGACACCGGCTGGAGCCTGCACACCCACCTGCGGATGGAGGGCTCCTGGCGGGTGGAGCGCGCCGGATCACCGGCCGCTGCGCGGATGCTGCGCCGTCCCGCGGTGCGAGCGGCCCTGGGCACAGATCGCTGGACGACGATCGGTCTCGACCTCGGGGTCCTCGACCTCGTCCCCACCGAGGACGAGCACCGGCTCGTCGGCCACCTCGGCCCGGACATCCTCGGCCCGGACTGGGACCACGACGAGGCGCTGCGGCGGCTGCGCGAGACCCCGGGCACGACGATCGGCGAGGCCCTGCTCGACCAGCGCCACCTCGCCGGGATCGGCACCTTCTGGGCCAGCGAGGCGCTCTTCGCCGAACGGGTCCACCCGTGGCGAGCGGTGGGTGAGCTGACGCCGGACGAGCTGACGGCGCTCGTCGAGCGGGCCCGCACGCTCATGCTGCGCGGCAAGGAGCACGCGATGCAGTCCTCGACCGGCGTCCGTCGCCGGGGGGAGGAGTCCTACGTGCACGCCCGGTCTGGACGACCGTGCCGACGCTGCGGCAGCACGGTCCGGGTGGCGGCGTTGGGCGCGCCACCGCGCGAGCGGCCGTTCTTCTCCTGCCCGGGCTGCCAGGGAGGTCCCGCGCCGACCGACGACGGGAGACCGCAGGCGCCGCTGGGCGCGAAGCGCCGCTGAGAGCACAGCGCCTGAGAGCACGGCGCCGTTGAGAGAACAGGAGCCGAGGCTTCGCCGAGCCACAGGGGACGCGGCGGCGCCGGACGTCAGGCTGCGGGTGCGGCCACCTCGCGGGCGCTGGCCACCGGCAGCGTGACCGGGGCGCTGGCCTCCTCCGCGCGCCGGGCGCGGTCGGCCAGCTCGGTGAGCACCGAGGACAGCGGCAGGTCGAGGGCTGCGCAGACCGAGGCGAGCAGCTCCGAGCTCGCCTCCTTCTCGCCGCGCTCGATCTCGCTGAGGTAGCCCAGGGAGACCGAGGCCCCGGCGGAGACGTCGCGCAGGGTGCGTCCCTGTGACGCGCGGGCGTCGCGGAGCACGTCGCCGAGCTCCTCGCGCAGCAGCACCACGGTCCTCACCTCTCCTCGTCCGGGGTCTTTACCGTACCCCTCGGCGGCGACAACCGGGAGACCCCGTCGAGCGCCAGCCGCAGGGCGGCACCGGTACAACCCCGGCGGACCGCCTCCCGATTCCCGTGGAGCTGCAGCGGGACGGCCGTGGCCCACCCGTCCGCGGCGGCCGCCACCCAGGCGGTCCCGGCCGGGTGCCCTTCGGCCGCACCGGGACCGGCGACCCCGGTGGTGGCCACGGCGAGGTCGGCGCCCAGCCGGCGGCGCGCCCCGTCGGCCATCTGCCGGGCGACCTCCTCGTGCACGGTGCCCACCCGCGCCAGCAGCGCGGCGTCGACGCCGAGCAGCTCGTGCTTGACCGCCGGGGCGTAGGCGACCACGCCGCCGCGGAGGACGTCGGAGGCGCCGGGCACGTCGACGATGGTGGCGGCCACCAGGCCCCCGGTGAGCGACTCGGCCGTCGCCAGCGCCAGCCCCGCCCGGCGGCACCGCTCGACGAGCTCCGCCGCCGCAGCGGACGAGGGCACCTGAGCGGCACCCCCGCCAGACGAGATCGAGGGGTCAGCGGCCACCCTCGGCCTTCCGACGGCGCTTCATCTCGGCGCGCTCGCTGGTGCGTCGCAGCGAGAGCGCCTTGACCACGTAGTCGATGCCGGTGGCCAGGGTGACCACGACGGCGGCGGCCAGGACCAGCCAGCCGAGCACCTCCCACAGCTGGGCCAGCGGGAAGGTCCACAGCGGGAGCATGAGGATGGCCAGGGCCAGCGCCTGCAGGAAGGTCTTGATCTTGCCGCCGCGGCTGGCCGGCATGACCCCGTGCCGGATCACCCAGAAGCGCATCAGGGTGATCCCGGCCTCGCGGACGAGGACGACGACGGTCACCCACCAGGGGATGACCCCGATGACCGAGAGCCCGACGAAGCCGGTGCCGACGAGCGCCTTGTCGGCGATCGGGTCGGCGACCTTGCCGAAGGTGGTGACCAGCCCGCGGGCGCGCGCCAGGTCGCCGTCGATGCGGTCGGTGGCGATGGCCAGGGAGAAGACCGCCCAGGACCACCAGCGGGAGGCGGCGTCCTCGCCTCCGTGACGCATGAGCAGCCAGCCGAAGAGCGGGACGAGGGCGATCCGCAGCACGGTGAGGGCGTTGGGCAGGTTCCACGGGCTGGGCTCGGCGGCCTGCGCGGCGCCCGTCGCGCCGTTGCCGGTCGGCGCCTGGCTCACGGCCCGACCTCGGCGATCAGGTCGATGCCCTCGGTGGCGACGACCCGGGCGAGGACGGTGGCGCCCACCGGGGTGTCCTCGTCGCTGTCCAGCAGCCGGGTGGTGCCGTCCACGTCGGGGCCCTGGTGGGCTGCGCGACCGACGGCCTCGCCGGTGTCCTCGTCGTGCTCCTCGACGAGCACCTCGACGAGGGAGCCGATGCGCTCCTCGGCGCGCTGCGCGGTGAGCTCCTCGACGAGGCCCTGGACGCGTTCGACCCGGGCGGCGACGACCTCGGGGTCGAGCTTGTCGCCGAGCCGCTCCCCCTCGGTGCCATCCTCGTCGGAGTAGCCGAAGACGCCGACGACGTCGAGGCGGGCGCGGACGAGGAAGTCCTCGAGGACCTGCACGTCCTCCTCGGTCTCGCCGGGGAAGCCGACGATGACGTTGCTACGGATGCCCGCCTCGGGCTCGCGGCCGCGGATCTCCTCGATGAGCCCGAGGAAGGAGGCGGTGTCGCCGAAGCGGCGCATCCGGCGCAGCAGCGGCCCGGAGGCGTGCTGGAAGGAGATGTCGTACCAGGGCTGGACGGTCTCGGTGGCGGCCATCGCGGCGAGCAGCCCGGGCCGGATCTCGGCGGGCTGCAGGTAGGAGACCCGGACCCGCTCGATGCCCTCGACCGCGGCCAGCTCGGGCAGCAGGGCGGTGAGCAGGTCGAGGTCGCCGAGATCCTTGCCGTACGAGGTGGAGTTCTCGCTGACCAGGAAGAGCTCGCGGACCCCTTCGCCGGCCAGCCAGCGGGCCTCGTCGAGGACGTCGGTGGGACGTCGGGAGACGAAGGCGCCGCGGAAGGTGGGGATGGCGCAGAAGGCGCACCGCCGGTCGCAGCCGCTGGCGATCTTCAGCGGCGCCCACGGGCGGTCGTCCAGCCGGCGCCGGGTGGCGCCGCGGGCGTGCGCGGAGTCGCCGCCGGGCTGCCCGTGCCCGGGCACGGCGACCGTGCTGGCGTCGCGCTCGACCGGCGACAGCGGCAGCATCGTGCGCCGGTCGCCGGGGGTGTGCGCGGGCGGGGCGTGCCCGTCGAGCACGGCGCGAAGGTGGCTGGACATGTCGGCGTAGCTGTCGAAGCCGAGCACCGCGTCCGCCTCGGGCAGCTCCTCGGCGAGCTCGGCGCCGTAGCGCTCGGCGAGGCAGCCGACGGCCACCACCTTCTGGGTGCGGGCCTGGCCGCGCAGGTCCCCGGCCTCGAGGATGGCGTCGATGGAGTCCTTCTTCGCCTGCTCGATGAAGCCGCAGGTGTTGACCACGGCCACGTCGGCGTCGGCGGCGTCGTCGACGAGCGTCCAGCCCTCCCCCGCGAGCCGACCGGCGAGCTCCTCGGAGTCGACGTCGTTGCGGGTGCAGCCGAGGGTGACCACGGCGACGCTGCGGGCTTCAGGCATGAGCACCACTCTAGGTGGCGCGCGCGGGCGCTCTCCTCAGCGGCGCGCCTTGGCCACGGTGAGCGCGACCAGGCGGGAGATGACCATGGCGACGTACATGACGCCGGTGAGCTGCTCGACGATGGTGATCGCCCGGGCGTGCGGCTTGACCGCGCCGACGTCGGTCAGCCCGACTCCGGTGAGGTTGGCCCCGGAGAAGTACAGCAGCTCGAGGAAGGAGCGCCGCCCTTCCCCGTCGTAGCCGCTGAAGGAGCCCGGCCAGGCGCTCTGGATGCCGACGTAGAGGTAGGCGAAGCCGAACAGCAGCACGGTGAAGGCGGCGCCGACGGCGAAGAGCTCGTCGCTGGTCACCCAGTTGTCGGAGAAGACGTAGCTGACCAGCCCGTAGGCGACGTAGAAGTAGAAGACCGCCAGGGCGATGTGGCCGGTGACCCCGACGATGGTGTTGTCCGGGTCGATGACGCTCCAGGCCTCCATCGCCACGGCGGGCAGGCCGATGCCCAGGGCCAGCCAGCTGAGCGCGTCGGTGGAGCGGATGACCCCGGCTGCGGTGGTCACCGCGACGAAGCTGATGACGACGAAGGCGAGCCGCCCCCAGAACTGGCCCTCGAGGAAGGGCAGCATGAGCACGGCGAAGAGCTGGACGGCCAGCAGGATCGCCGACGGCTGCTTGCGGATGACCGCCATCCAGTAGGCGCGCCCGGACAGCGGCTGCTTGGGCGCGTACCACTCCTGCTGGGACATGACGACAGACTAGGTGGGCGGGCTCACCGGCCGGTGAGCTGCCACGCGTCCTCGTCCTCGTCGTCGTCGGCGGGGATGTCGGTGCCGATGGGGTCCTCGGCGTAGCGGTCCGGGGTCGCCGCCGCGGTCGTCTCGGCCTCGGCCGCGCCCGGCTCGGCGAAGGGCTCGTCGCCCTCGGCCGGACCGGTCTCGTCGCCTGCCTCGTCGGCACCGTCGGCGGATGCCGCGGCGGGCTCGTCGGCGTCGGGCACCTCCTCGCCGCGCATCCGGGCCAGCGTGGTCGGCAGGTCGTCGGGGGTGACCAGCACGTCGCGGGCCTTGGAGCCCTCCGAGGGGCCGACGACGCCGCGGGACTCCAGCAGGTCCATGAGCCGGCCGGCCTTGGCGAAGCCGACGCGCAGCTTGCGCTGCAGCATGGAGGTCGACCCGAACTGGGTGTTGACGACCAGCTCGGCCGCCTGCAGCAGCACGTCGAGGTCGTCGCCGATGTCCTCGTCGATCTGCTTCTTCGGGGCGTCCGGGACGACGTCCTCGCGGTAGCTCGGGGTGAGCTGGCCGGTGACGTGACCCACGACGTCGTGGATCTCGCTCTCGGCGACCCAGGCGCCCTGGACACGCATCGGCTTGGACTTGCCCATCGGCAGGAAGAGCGCGTCGCCCTGCCCGAGCAGCTTCTCCGCGCCGGGCTGGTCGAGGACGACCCGGCTGTCGGCGAGGCTGGAGGTGGCGAAGGCCATCCGGCTGGGCACGTTGGCCTTGATGAGGCCGGTGACGACGTCCACGGACGGGCGCTGGGTGGCCAGCACGAGGTGGATGCCGGCGGCCCGGGCGAGCTGGGTGATCCGGACGATCGAGTCCTCGACGTCGCGGGGGGCGACCATCATGAGGTCGGCGAGCTCGTCGACGATGACCAGCAGGTAGGGGTAGGGCTGGATGACCCGCTCGCTGCCCGGGATCGGCTGCACCTTCCCGGCCCGCACGGCCTTGTTGTAGTCGTCGATGTGCTTGTACCCGGAGGCGGCGAGGTCGTCGTAGCGCATGTCCATCTCGCGCACGACCCACTGCAGCGCCTCGGCCGCCTTCTTGGCGTTGGTGATGATCGGGGTGATGAGGTGCGGGATGCCCTCGTAGGCGGTCAGCTCGACGCGCTTGGGGTCGATGAGCACCATCCGCACCTCGTCCGGGGTGGACCGCATGAGGATCGAGGTGATCATCGAGTTGACGAAGGAGCTCTTGCCGGAGCCGGTGGCGCCGGCGACGAGGATGTGCGGCATCTTCGCCAGGTTGGCTATGACGTAGCCGCCCTCGACGTCCTTGCCGACACCCATGACCATCGGGTGCTCGTTGTGCCGGGCCACGTCGCTGCGCAGCACGTCGCCGAGGCAGACCATCTCCTTGTCGGCATTCGGGATCTCGATGCCGATGGCCGACTTGCCGGGGATCGGGCTGAGGATGCGCACGTCGGCCGAGGCCACCGCGTAGGCGATGTTCTTGCTCAGCGCGGTGACCCGCTCGACCTTGACGCCGGGGCCGAGCTCGACGACGTACCGGGTGACCGTGGGACCGCGGTGGAAGCCGGTGACCTGGGCGTCGATGCCGAACTCGTCGAGGACGGTGGTCAGCGACTCGACGACCTGGTCGTTGGCCGCGGAGCGCTCCTTGTGCGGCGCGCCCTGCTTGAGGTTGGTGCTGTCCGGGAGGGTGTAGGTGACGTCGCCGGCCAGCGCGAGCTGCTCGACGCGCTGCGGCAGCTGCGCGGTGGGCGGCGCCTGCAGGGTGGTCTTGTCCTCCCCCTTCGACCCGGCGGCAGGCTGCACGGCGTTGGGCATGGGGCGCTTCTCGCCGGGCCGGGGGCCGTCGGCGACCGGTGCCGGAACCTGGTCGGGCTCGGCGGTCTCCGGCACGGCCGTGCTCGCCGGGCGGGCCTTCTTGCGGCGCGGCTGCTCGGCCGGGGCCACCTCGGCGGCCTGCTCGTAGGCGGTGTCCCCGTCCCGCTCGCCGGAGGCGGCGTCGTCGTCGGGGCGGCGTCGGCGTGCCCGCCGGACGGCCTGCTGCGGGGCGTCCTCGACCGGCGGCGCGGCCTGCTGCGGGGGCTCGCCGGTGACCGCGGCCCGCAAGTAGGCGGCCCGGACCGGCACCTCGCGCAGCGGGGTGCCGGTGAGCACGAGCAGGCTGAAGAGGCCCAGCAGGACGAGCAGGATGACCGCGGGCCAGGTGGTCAGGCCGGTGACCAGCGGGTCGGAGGCGAGGAAGCCGACGATCCCGCCGGCCGAGCGCATGCCGCTGGCGCCGTCGGGCGGCTGGGGCAGGCCCTCGACGATGTGGGTGAGGCCACAGACGGAGAGGGCGAGCATGCCCAGGCCGAGGCCGACCCGTCCGCTGGCGACCGGGTCGGCGCCGCGCAGCAGCCGCCAGCCGAGGGCGACGAGTACCACCGGCAGGGCGTAGGCGACGAGGCCGAAGGTGCCGGCGGCGACGGCGTGCACGACGTCGCCGACGAGACCGTCCAGACCCCACCACTCGCGGGCGGCGACGACGACGGCGAGGCCCACGAGCAGCAGCCCCAGACCGTCGCGGCGGTGCTCGGGGTCGAGCTCGCTGGCGCTCTGGCCCACCTTGCGGACGCTGGCGCCAGCGGCGCCGGCCACCCCGTTCCAGGTGGCGGTCACGGCCTGGACCGGCAGCGGGAGGCCGCCGCCCTTCGCCGTCCTGGTGCGGGAGGTCGTGGGGCGGCTGGTGCCCTTGCCGGTGCTCTTGCGGGCCGAGCCCTTGGCAGAGGTGGTCTTGGCGGACGTCTTGCGGGCCGCGCCTGCGCTGCCCCCCGAGGTGCGCCCGCTCCCCTTGGCGCGACTGGTCGTCGCGGTAGGGCGGGTCGAGGTCGAGCGCGCCGGCCGCCCGGGTCCGCGGGAGGCGCCGTCGCGGGACCGGGTGGAGCTGCCGGTAGGTGTGGCCATGCTGGCAGGGTAGGCGATCGTCACCCTCTTCACACGTGTCCCACGCGCACCACCCCTCCCGTCACCCCTTTATCGGGTAACCCGATAAAGGCTCGGTCACCTCATAAGGCTTCTCCGGGGAGCGAGAGGTTCTCGGGTGCGGGTGCCGCCGAGGCACCTTCTCGTGGGCCCTCCGGCCGAGCTGGCGAAGGGGGCACCGCGACCGCACCGGAACGTCACCTCGTCCACAGCCGAGACCGACCGACCCGCCGTGCACGAGGCCGCTGACTACGCTGCCACCGTGCTGATCGCCGTCACCGCTGTCGCCGTGGGCCTCGCCGGCCTCGCGCTCGCCGGCACCTGGACGCGCACCGGCCGGTACCGCCGCGAGGACGAGACCGGCCCGCTGCCGCGGCACACCTGGGTCCTCGCCGCGACCCCGCTGATCGTCGCCGCGCTCGCGGTGGCCGCCGCGGACCAGCCCTGGGGGGTCGCTGCGGCGGCGATGCTGCTGGCCGCGGTCAGCCCCACCCTCGTCGCCGTCGACGCCGACGTGCACCGTCTGCCGAACGTCCTCACCCTGCCGCTCGCCCCGACGACGTGGGCGCTGCTCACGATGGCGGCGGCCACGACCGACCGGTGGCCCGACCTGCGCCGCGCCGGCCTGGCACTGCTCGTCCTGGGCGGCCTCTTCGTCCTGGCCAGCCTGCTCACCGGGTCGCGCGGGCTCGGCATGGGCGACGCCAAGCTGGTGCTCACCCTGGCCCCGCTGCTGGCCTGGTTCGGCTGGTCCCCGGTGCTCCTCGGCCTCTACGGCTCGTTCCTGCTCGGCGGCCTCGCCGCACTGGCCCTCGTGGCGACCCGACGGGCGGACCGCAGCACCCACCTCGCCTTCGGGCCCTACCTGCTCGTCGGCAGCCTGGTCACGCTGCTGCTCGTCAGCTGACCCGGGTCCCCTCGCTTCGTCTCTCCTTCGCATCGGTGGAGGTATCCCCACGCGCCAGAGCGCGCCCCATCACCTCCACCCGGGTGAAGGGCGACCCCGGTGGAGGTATCCCCACGCGCCAGAGCGCGCCCCATCACCTCCACCCGGGTGAAGGGCGTGCGGGTGGAGGTATCCCGACGCGCCAGAGCGCGCCCCATCACCTCCACCCGATCGAAGGGCGACCCCGGTGGAGGTGTCCGCACGCGCCAGAGCGCGCCCCATCACCTCCACCCGAGCGAAGGGCGGCGCATCACCTCCACCCACGACCCGCCCACGACAAGCCCCCTGCCCCGCGTCCCGGATGCCAAGACGCGCCGCACCCTGCACGACGGCCCGCCCAGACCTTGCTACTCTCCTGCACAGGTCATGAGCGCCAGCGCAAAGCCCCGGCTCGCTGGCCGGCAACCCTCCAACCGCGGTGGGGTGCTCCGGGTGACGACCAGGCCGTGCGTCGACCGTCGCGCGGCAAGCGCGGACTCGAGGTCACCGCCCGGGTCCGGTGAGGACCAGGAGAGACGCACATGTCAGTGGCCACCCAGACCCGCCCGCACCGCACCGAGGCTCCCCTGCTGCACGCCGTGACGGGCACCCCCGTCCCGGCCACCGTCGCCGCCGGGCTGCCCTGCGCGACCCTCGACGGGCGCACGGTGGAGCACGCCAACCTCGACCACGGCGCTTCCGCACCGGCGCTGACCGCGGTCAAGCAGGCCGTCGACACCGCCACCCGCAGCTACGCCTCGGTGCACCGCGGCAAGGGGCACGCCTCCCAGGTCTCCAGCCGCTACTACGAGGCGGCCCGCGAGGAGGTGGCCCGCTTCGTCGGCGCCCGCCCCGGCGACGAGGTGATCTTCACCCGGCAGACCACCGACGCCATGACCCTGCTCGCCGGGGCCCTGCCCGAGGGCACCGAGGTCGTCGTCTTCGACTCCGAGCACCACGCCTCGCTGCTGCCCTGGCCGGCCGGGCGCACCACCCGCCTGCCGGTCCCGCGCAGCGAGGACGCCGCCGCCGACGCGCTCGAGCGAGCGCTGCAGGCGCGGACCGACCGGCCCGTGCTGGTCGTCGTCACCGCCGCCTCGAACGTCACCGGCGAGCTGTGGCCGGTCCGCCGCCTGGCCGACCTCGCCCACGCCCACGGCGCCCGCATCGTCGTCGACGCGGCCCAGCTGGCCCCGCACCGCGCGGTGGACCTGACCGCGCTCGGCGCCGACTACCTCGCCTTCTCCGGCCACAAGGTCTATGCCCCCTACGGCACCGGCGTCCTCGTCGGTCGCGCCGACTGGCTGGACGCGGCGCCGCCCTACCTGCCCGGGGGCGGCGCCACGGCCGAGGTCGGCCCCAGCGGCGCCACCTGGCGCACCGGCGCGGCCCGGCACGAAGGGGGCAGCCCGAACGTCCTCGGCGCGGTCGCCCTGGCCGCCGCCTGCGCCACCTTCCGCCGCCACCGCGAGGCGATCGAGGCCCACGAGGCGCACCTCTTCGACGGGCTGGTCGACGCCCTGGAGGCGATCGACGGGGTCCGCACGTACAGCATCTTCTCGTCCGCGCAGCCGCGGGTGCCGGTGGTGACCTTCACGCTCGACGGGCTGCCCGCCGACCTCGTCGCCACCGCCCTCTCCCGGGAGCACGGCATCGGGGTGCGCGACGGCAAGTTCTGCGCGCACCCGCTGGTGACCGAGCTGCTCCAGGACCAGAGCGAAGGGGGCTGCGCCGGCCCGGTCGACGGCACCGGTGCCGGGACCGCCGTCCGGGTCAGCCTCGGCCTGGGCAACCGGCCCGAGCACGTCACCCGTCTCGTGGCCGCGATCCGCGAGCTCGCCGGCGCGGGCCCGCGCTGGGAGTACGCCCGCGGCGCGGACGGCACCTGGCAGCCGGTCGGCGTCGGTGCCGCCGAGGAGGCGCCGCTCCCCTGGTGACCCTCCCGGGCCCGACCCGCCCCACCAGCACCGACACCGCTGCGCCCCCGCCACCGAGGTGACGGGGGCGCAGCGGTGCGCGGGGCTCAGGCCTCGACGACCACCGGCAGGATCATCGGCCGGCGACGGATCTTGCCGCCGACCCAGCTGCCGACGGCGCGACGCACCACCTGCTGCAGCTGGTG
Proteins encoded:
- a CDS encoding ion channel, encoding MSQQEWYAPKQPLSGRAYWMAVIRKQPSAILLAVQLFAVLMLPFLEGQFWGRLAFVVISFVAVTTAAGVIRSTDALSWLALGIGLPAVAMEAWSVIDPDNTIVGVTGHIALAVFYFYVAYGLVSYVFSDNWVTSDELFAVGAAFTVLLFGFAYLYVGIQSAWPGSFSGYDGEGRRSFLELLYFSGANLTGVGLTDVGAVKPHARAITIVEQLTGVMYVAMVISRLVALTVAKARR
- the pgsA gene encoding CDP-diacylglycerol--glycerol-3-phosphate 3-phosphatidyltransferase: MSQAPTGNGATGAAQAAEPSPWNLPNALTVLRIALVPLFGWLLMRHGGEDAASRWWSWAVFSLAIATDRIDGDLARARGLVTTFGKVADPIADKALVGTGFVGLSVIGVIPWWVTVVVLVREAGITLMRFWVIRHGVMPASRGGKIKTFLQALALAILMLPLWTFPLAQLWEVLGWLVLAAAVVVTLATGIDYVVKALSLRRTSERAEMKRRRKAEGGR
- the rimO gene encoding 30S ribosomal protein S12 methylthiotransferase RimO, with translation MPEARSVAVVTLGCTRNDVDSEELAGRLAGEGWTLVDDAADADVAVVNTCGFIEQAKKDSIDAILEAGDLRGQARTQKVVAVGCLAERYGAELAEELPEADAVLGFDSYADMSSHLRAVLDGHAPPAHTPGDRRTMLPLSPVERDASTVAVPGHGQPGGDSAHARGATRRRLDDRPWAPLKIASGCDRRCAFCAIPTFRGAFVSRRPTDVLDEARWLAGEGVRELFLVSENSTSYGKDLGDLDLLTALLPELAAVEGIERVRVSYLQPAEIRPGLLAAMAATETVQPWYDISFQHASGPLLRRMRRFGDTASFLGLIEEIRGREPEAGIRSNVIVGFPGETEEDVQVLEDFLVRARLDVVGVFGYSDEDGTEGERLGDKLDPEVVAARVERVQGLVEELTAQRAEERIGSLVEVLVEEHDEDTGEAVGRAAHQGPDVDGTTRLLDSDEDTPVGATVLARVVATEGIDLIAEVGP
- a CDS encoding FtsK/SpoIIIE family DNA translocase, giving the protein MATPTGSSTRSRDGASRGPGRPARSTSTRPTATTSRAKGSGRTSGGSAGAARKTSAKTTSAKGSARKSTGKGTSRPTTSRTRTAKGGGLPLPVQAVTATWNGVAGAAGASVRKVGQSASELDPEHRRDGLGLLLVGLAVVVAAREWWGLDGLVGDVVHAVAAGTFGLVAYALPVVLVALGWRLLRGADPVASGRVGLGLGMLALSVCGLTHIVEGLPQPPDGASGMRSAGGIVGFLASDPLVTGLTTWPAVILLVLLGLFSLLVLTGTPLREVPVRAAYLRAAVTGEPPQQAAPPVEDAPQQAVRRARRRRPDDDAASGERDGDTAYEQAAEVAPAEQPRRKKARPASTAVPETAEPDQVPAPVADGPRPGEKRPMPNAVQPAAGSKGEDKTTLQAPPTAQLPQRVEQLALAGDVTYTLPDSTNLKQGAPHKERSAANDQVVESLTTVLDEFGIDAQVTGFHRGPTVTRYVVELGPGVKVERVTALSKNIAYAVASADVRILSPIPGKSAIGIEIPNADKEMVCLGDVLRSDVARHNEHPMVMGVGKDVEGGYVIANLAKMPHILVAGATGSGKSSFVNSMITSILMRSTPDEVRMVLIDPKRVELTAYEGIPHLITPIITNAKKAAEALQWVVREMDMRYDDLAASGYKHIDDYNKAVRAGKVQPIPGSERVIQPYPYLLVIVDELADLMMVAPRDVEDSIVRITQLARAAGIHLVLATQRPSVDVVTGLIKANVPSRMAFATSSLADSRVVLDQPGAEKLLGQGDALFLPMGKSKPMRVQGAWVAESEIHDVVGHVTGQLTPSYREDVVPDAPKKQIDEDIGDDLDVLLQAAELVVNTQFGSTSMLQRKLRVGFAKAGRLMDLLESRGVVGPSEGSKARDVLVTPDDLPTTLARMRGEEVPDADEPAAASADGADEAGDETGPAEGDEPFAEPGAAEAETTAAATPDRYAEDPIGTDIPADDDEDEDAWQLTGR